In the genome of bacterium, the window CCAGATCAGGTCGCTCGCGAGCGCGCTGCCGCCCGGGCTGTCGACCCGGAGCACCACCGCGTCGACGTCGTCGTCGTCGCCCACGGACAGGAGCTGCTCGACGACGGTGTCCGAACCGGCCAGCTGGCCCTGGAAGCGGTCGGTGCGGCTCTCGCCCGGCATGATCACGCCGCTGACGTGCACCACGGCGACCTTGTGGCTCGTGTGCACCCGCTTGGGGCGATCGAGCTGGTAGTCGGCCAGATGGGTGACCTCGTCGTCGGCGAAGTGGACGTCGAAGACGTCGTCATAGTACATGATCGTGTCGACCAGGCCCGCCGCCAGGGCGCCCGGCGCGTCGTACATGCCCTTGTCGACCCAGCCGGCGACAACGTCGCGGGAGACCCCGCGGTTGTCCGCCAGGACGCCGAGCAGCGCGTCGTAGCGGTCGTCGACGATGGAGGTGATCATCTCGCGGTTGGCCGCGCTGGCCCCGCTGCGGGTCATGCGCTCGGGGGCCGACTTGTAGGCCCCGACGTGCACGAAGTCGGCCTCCATGCCCAGCTTGTCCAGCGTGTCCTTCATGAACGTCAGTTCGGCCGAGATGCCGAGCACCATCAGGTTCGCCTCGGGCGAGGCGACAACCTCGTCGGCGACGCTGGCCAGGGCGTATTCGCGGGTGCCGGCCCCGTCGAAGTAGGCGATCACGGGCTTGCCCGCGGCCTTGAAGGCCGTGATGGCGTCGCTGATCTCATCGACCTTGGCCCAGTCGCAGCCCAGGTTCCGCAGGTCCATGACCAGGCCGCTGATGCGATCGTCGTCGGCCGCGCGGTAGAGGCTGAACACGACCTCGGACAACGTCATCTCGCCCGGGGACTGGATCTGGCCCCAGAACGAGTCGTCCCGCTCCTCGGGATAGCTCCCCGCCACCTGCCAGACGAGGACGCCCCCGTCGACGTGGACCGCCGGCTCCTCCAGGGAGTTCACGGCGTACCACAGGAACCCGAACCCGCCGCCGACGAACACGGCGATGAGCGCGAACACGATCCAGAACTTCTTCATCAGTCGATCCTAACTCCGGCAAAAAGCCGCCAGCGCGCGCGCCGCCCGGTCGATCTTGCGGAACACGGGAATCCCCTCCCGTTCGATCAGCCGGCACATGGGGTCGTAGATTCTTCCGGAATCGACCACAACTACGGCAGGTTTAGCGGAACCCGCAATAATGTCAACCATGAGACGGGGTTGCGAGCCCGGAGCCTCCAGATTCTCCCCGTGGCGCCCCTCCGGATCGGCCGGAAGGTTGTCCAGCGCCGGCGTCACCGGCACCGCGCTGAGGATGGCCGCATCCACCTCATCGGCGGCCAGGATCGCCTCGCAGCTGGCGCAGAAAGCCGCCGTGGCGGTCATGGGCGTGCAGTCGATGGGATTGCTGCGATGGGCGAAGGACGGCAGCACCTCGTCCAGGCGGGCCCGGGTGCGGTCGCTGAAACGGGCCAGTTCCAGGCCCTCGAGGCGGTCCATCACGGTCGAGCACTCGAATCCGGCGTTGCTGATGATGCCGGTGCGGACGCCCCGGACCGGTCGGCCCGCCAGGAGGGTGAAGGTCTTGATCAGGTCCTCGAATTCGTCGAGGGACTCGGCGACCACCGCCCCCGCCCGCACCAGGCAGGACCGGGCCACGGCGTAGTCGCCGGCCAGACTGGCCGTGTGGCTGGCCGCGGCCTGCGCCCCCAGGGCCGTCTTGCCGGCCTTGAAGACGATGACCCGCTTGCCGGCCCTGCGCGCCCGCCGGCACGCCTCCCCGAAACGCGCCCCGTCGCCAGGCCGAAAGCCCTCGATATAACAGGCTATCACATCGACTTGCGGCTCATCGTTGAAGTGCTCCAGGAAGTCCGCGACCGTCAGGTCCATCTGGTTCCCGTAGGAGATCGCGGCGCGCGGCTGGATGAGGCCGTCGTAGTTCGAGGCGAAGGTGACCAGATAGGCCCCCGACTGGCTGACCAGGGCCAGGTTCCCGCCGCGACCGGGCCGGAAGGGGAGCTTGTACTCGGGCAGGAAGAAGGTGTTGTACTCATCGCGGCTGACGATGCCGAGGCAATTGGCGCCGACCATGACCGGCCCCCCGCCCGGACGG includes:
- the sppA gene encoding signal peptide peptidase SppA yields the protein MKKFWIVFALIAVFVGGGFGFLWYAVNSLEEPAVHVDGGVLVWQVAGSYPEERDDSFWGQIQSPGEMTLSEVVFSLYRAADDDRISGLVMDLRNLGCDWAKVDEISDAITAFKAAGKPVIAYFDGAGTREYALASVADEVVASPEANLMVLGISAELTFMKDTLDKLGMEADFVHVGAYKSAPERMTRSGASAANREMITSIVDDRYDALLGVLADNRGVSRDVVAGWVDKGMYDAPGALAAGLVDTIMYYDDVFDVHFADDEVTHLADYQLDRPKRVHTSHKVAVVHVSGVIMPGESRTDRFQGQLAGSDTVVEQLLSVGDDDDVDAVVLRVDSPGGSALASDLIWDAIRRVQMSKPVIVSMSGLAASGGYYVSCLGDSIFADAGTLTGSIGVYAGKMSRTAMYGKIGINREFITRGENALLFSDEGGFTPAQRELFQTQMDDFYERFLGKVADGRDMSRDEVHAVAQGRVWTGRQGLEMGLVDGLGGLRRAITSAKWMLGLGADDKVDLVTFSEPLTFFERMLIKSLRDNGVMARWAGSAVPAGVWGTGAAAGLDALPLLVESLRRDGTLAAVALLDGRPVAMMPYAITWR